One Electrophorus electricus isolate fEleEle1 chromosome 10, fEleEle1.pri, whole genome shotgun sequence genomic region harbors:
- the ddc gene encoding aromatic-L-amino-acid decarboxylase isoform X1, translating to MDITEFRKRGKEMVDYVADYLETIEQRQVYPDVEPGYLRSLIPEEAPDEPEAYEDVIQDIERVIMPGVTHWHSPFFFAYFPTASSFPAMLADMLCGAIGCIGFSWAASPACTELETVMLDWLGKMLRLPKDFLAGTEGQGGGVIQGTASEATLVALLAARSRIVKQIQAHDPQRSEVEIISKLVAYSSDQAHSSVERAGLIGGVRMKKMSTDGKFAVCGETFRKTLEEDKASGLIPFYFCATLGTTPSCAFDRITELGPICNAEGMWMHIDAAYAGSAFICPEFRPLLDGVEFADSFNFNPHKWLLVNFDCSTMWVKRRADIIGAFKMDPLYLKHDHQESGLVTDYRHWQIPLGRRFRSLKLWFVFRMYGLRGLQAYIRKHVGLAKEFERLVRNDERFEICADVVLGLVCFRLKGSNELNELLLRRINGARRVHLVPCQLAGAFVLRFAVCSRTTESRHAQEAWRHISELASELLRGQKR from the exons ATGGACATCACGGAGTTCCGGAAGCGTGGGAAGGAGATGGTGGACTACGTGGCTGACTACCTGGAAACCATAGAGCAGAGGCAGGTCTACCCAGATGTGGAGCCCGGCTACCTGAGGTCCCTCATTCCCGAGGAAGCTCCAGACGAGCCGGAGGCCTATGAGGATGTGATCCAGGATATCGAGAGGGTGATCATGCCAGGG GTCACCCACTGGCACAGCCCGTTCTTCTTTGCATATTTCCCTACGGCCAGCTCCTTCCCTGCCATGTTAGCAGATATGCTATGCGGGGCAATTGGCTGCATCGGCTTCTCCTGG GCAGCCAGTCCGGCCTGTACTGAGCTGGAGACGGTGATGCTTGATTGGCTTGGGAAGATGCTCAGACTGCCGAAGGATTTTCTAGCTGGCACCGAAGGCCAAGGTGGTGGAGTGATTCAG gGTACTGCCAGCGAAGCTACTCTGGTAGCACTTCTCGCCGCTCGCTCCAGGATAGTCAAGCAGATTCAAGCTCATGATCCTCAGCGCTCTGAAGTCGAAATCATCTCCAAACTAGTGGCCTACTCCTCAGATCAG GCTCATTCCTCAGTTGAGAGGGCAGGTCTAATCGGAGGTgtgagaatgaaaaaaatgtcaacTGATGGCAAGTTTGCCGTGTGTGGGGAGACGTTTCGGAAAACCCTGGAAGAGGACAAAGCATCAGGCCTCATCCCGTTTTAC TTCTGTGCCACACTAGGAACCACTCCCTCATGCGCGTTCGACCGCATCACCGAGCTTGGCCCAATAT GTAACGCAGAGGGCATGTGGATGCACATTGACGCGGCGTACGCAGGGAGTGCGTTCATTTGCCCTGAGTTCCGCCCTCTCTTGGATGGCGTGGAG TTTGCTGACTCCTTCAATTTTAACCCTCATAAATGGCTCCTAGTTAACTTTGACTGCTCCACAATGTG GGTAAAGAGAAGAGCCGACATCATTGGTGCTTTTAAGATGGACCCGCTTTACCTGAAGCATGACCACCAAGAGTCAG ggctTGTGACAGATTACAGA CACTGGCAGATTCCACTGGGTCGGAGGTTCCGTTCACTGAAGTTGTGGTTCGTGTTCCGCATGTACGGCCTGAGAGGTCTGCAGGCATACATCCGCAAG CATGTCGGTCTGGCTAAGGAATTTGAGCGTTTGGTCCGAAATGACGAGCGCTTCGAAATCTGTGCGGACGTGGTGTTGGGCTTGGTTTGCTTCAGACTAAAG GGCTCCAACGAACTTAACGAGCTCCTGCTGAGGAGGATCAACGGCGCGCGGCGCGTTCACCTGGTGCCGTGTCAGCTGGCGGGCGCGTTCGTGCTGCGCTTCGCCGTGTGCTCGCGGACCACCGAGTCGCGGCACGCGCAGGAGGCCTGGCGCCACATCTCTGAGCTGGCGTCCGAGCTGCTGCGAGGGCAGAAGCGCTGA
- the ddc gene encoding aromatic-L-amino-acid decarboxylase isoform X2, translating to MDITEFRKRGKEMVDYVADYLETIEQRQVYPDVEPGYLRSLIPEEAPDEPEAYEDVIQDIERVIMPGGTASEATLVALLAARSRIVKQIQAHDPQRSEVEIISKLVAYSSDQAHSSVERAGLIGGVRMKKMSTDGKFAVCGETFRKTLEEDKASGLIPFYFCATLGTTPSCAFDRITELGPICNAEGMWMHIDAAYAGSAFICPEFRPLLDGVEFADSFNFNPHKWLLVNFDCSTMWVKRRADIIGAFKMDPLYLKHDHQESGLVTDYRHWQIPLGRRFRSLKLWFVFRMYGLRGLQAYIRKHVGLAKEFERLVRNDERFEICADVVLGLVCFRLKGSNELNELLLRRINGARRVHLVPCQLAGAFVLRFAVCSRTTESRHAQEAWRHISELASELLRGQKR from the exons ATGGACATCACGGAGTTCCGGAAGCGTGGGAAGGAGATGGTGGACTACGTGGCTGACTACCTGGAAACCATAGAGCAGAGGCAGGTCTACCCAGATGTGGAGCCCGGCTACCTGAGGTCCCTCATTCCCGAGGAAGCTCCAGACGAGCCGGAGGCCTATGAGGATGTGATCCAGGATATCGAGAGGGTGATCATGCCAGGG gGTACTGCCAGCGAAGCTACTCTGGTAGCACTTCTCGCCGCTCGCTCCAGGATAGTCAAGCAGATTCAAGCTCATGATCCTCAGCGCTCTGAAGTCGAAATCATCTCCAAACTAGTGGCCTACTCCTCAGATCAG GCTCATTCCTCAGTTGAGAGGGCAGGTCTAATCGGAGGTgtgagaatgaaaaaaatgtcaacTGATGGCAAGTTTGCCGTGTGTGGGGAGACGTTTCGGAAAACCCTGGAAGAGGACAAAGCATCAGGCCTCATCCCGTTTTAC TTCTGTGCCACACTAGGAACCACTCCCTCATGCGCGTTCGACCGCATCACCGAGCTTGGCCCAATAT GTAACGCAGAGGGCATGTGGATGCACATTGACGCGGCGTACGCAGGGAGTGCGTTCATTTGCCCTGAGTTCCGCCCTCTCTTGGATGGCGTGGAG TTTGCTGACTCCTTCAATTTTAACCCTCATAAATGGCTCCTAGTTAACTTTGACTGCTCCACAATGTG GGTAAAGAGAAGAGCCGACATCATTGGTGCTTTTAAGATGGACCCGCTTTACCTGAAGCATGACCACCAAGAGTCAG ggctTGTGACAGATTACAGA CACTGGCAGATTCCACTGGGTCGGAGGTTCCGTTCACTGAAGTTGTGGTTCGTGTTCCGCATGTACGGCCTGAGAGGTCTGCAGGCATACATCCGCAAG CATGTCGGTCTGGCTAAGGAATTTGAGCGTTTGGTCCGAAATGACGAGCGCTTCGAAATCTGTGCGGACGTGGTGTTGGGCTTGGTTTGCTTCAGACTAAAG GGCTCCAACGAACTTAACGAGCTCCTGCTGAGGAGGATCAACGGCGCGCGGCGCGTTCACCTGGTGCCGTGTCAGCTGGCGGGCGCGTTCGTGCTGCGCTTCGCCGTGTGCTCGCGGACCACCGAGTCGCGGCACGCGCAGGAGGCCTGGCGCCACATCTCTGAGCTGGCGTCCGAGCTGCTGCGAGGGCAGAAGCGCTGA